One window of Triticum dicoccoides isolate Atlit2015 ecotype Zavitan chromosome 5A, WEW_v2.0, whole genome shotgun sequence genomic DNA carries:
- the LOC119303253 gene encoding casein kinase II subunit alpha-2-like, protein MAWCALRSRLHPLSPSSAAAAAATPHRLLLCLLSTAAPRHSHGHHHRRRHSPTAYAAAAAESPRPMPPIGRATRHPAGATPIARVYADANSQRPKEYWDYEALDIEWGEQDGYAVLRKVGKGKYSEVFEGLRTGSEERCVIKILKPVRKKKIKREIKILQNLYGGPNIIKLLDVVRDDDSKTPSLIFEYVNNTDFRVLYPTLSDYDIRYYIFELLKALDFSHSRGIMHRDVKPHNIMIDHEKRQLRLIDWGLAEFYHPRMEYNVRVASRCYKGPELLVDLLDYDYSLDLWSLGCMFAAMIFRVDPFFHGQDNYQQLVKITKVLGTEDFHRYLEKYGLRLDPQLEMLVGRHRKKPWEKFVDSGNRHLVSPEAIDFLDKLLRYDHQERLTAKEAMAHPYFNPVRGSESTRENVQ, encoded by the exons ATGGCCTGGTGCGCCCTGCGCAGCCGCCTCCACCCGCTctccccctcctccgccgccgccgccgccgcgacgccCCACCggctcctgctctgcctcctctccACCGCGGCCCCGCGGCACtcccacggccaccaccaccgccgccgccactcgcCCACCGCCtacgccgcggccgccgccgagTCGCCGCGCCCCATGCCGCCCATCGGCCGCGCCACGCGCCACCCCGCGGGGGCCACCCCCATCGCGCGCGTCTACGCCGACGCCAACTCCCAGCGGCCCAAGGAGTACTGGGACTACGAGGCGCTCGACATCGAGTGGGG GGAGCAGGATGGGTACGCGGTGCTGCGGAAGGTGGGCAAGGGCAAGTACAGCGAGGTGTTCGAGGGATTACGGACCGGGAGCGAAGAGAGGTGcgtcatcaagatcctcaagcccgtGAGGAAGAAGAAG ATAAAGAGGGAAATAAAGATACTTCAGAACTTATATGGCGGACCTAACATTATAAAGCTACTCGATGTTGTCAGAGATGATGATTCAAAGACACCCAGTCTGATCTTTGAATATGTCAACAATACTGACTTCAGAGTGCTCTACCCCACACTGTCGGATTACGATATCAGATACTATATATTTGAATTATTAAAG GCACTAGATTTTTCTCACTCACGGGGTATCATGCATCGAGATGTCAAGCCCCACAATATCATGATTGATCATGAGAAACGCCAGCTTCGTCTTATTGATTGGGGTCTCGCTGAGTTCTATCACCCCAGGATGGAATATAATGTTAGAGTTGCTTCAAG ATGCTATAAGGGCCCTGAATTACTTGTGGATTTGCTCGATTATGACTACTCGTTAGATTTGTGGAGCCTTGGTTGCATGTTTGCAGCAATG ATATTTCGTGTCGACCCTTTCTTTCATGGTCAGGATAACTACCAACAATTAGTCAAAATAACCAAG GTTCTTGGGACAGAAGATTTCCACCGGTACCTTGAAAAATACGGTCTTCGGCTTGACCCGCAGCTTGAAATGCTTGTTGGAAG ACACAGGAAGAAGCCATGGGAGAAATTTGTTGACTCAGGGAACAGACACTTAGTGAGCCCTGAG GCTATTGATTTTCTAGACAAGCTTCTTCGTTATGACCACCAGGAAAGGCTTACAGCAAAGGAAGCCATG GCGCATCCCTATTTCAACCCAGTAAGAGGCTCTGAAAGCACCCGGGAGAATGTTCAATAG
- the LOC119303252 gene encoding uncharacterized protein LOC119303252 — MEQNLDPGPVDKSVLVEQELHKSEAISVGKVYKPIRFIEHGTRLNQWEVKHEGMLAILQRAGFYHLCFLKRVQLDHALLNALVERWRRETQTFHLRFGEMAVLLKDVAILTGLRVDGTPVTGATGCHWEQLCLELLGQEPPQIKGGSINIAWLYDTFSNLPEGANQSEIEHATRAYIMYQIGCSLFPDPSGTRVHLRYLALLRDFDASGEMAWGAAVLAHLYRELGKASMKGKANCCAFLTLLQIWAWEHIQIGRPERLENKSLNGDQPLGCRWDVPFKNRENVRSIDQEFYRHGLDTITDCQITWDPYKPSLIDGLPALCTLGSAVWQSRTPLICFQIVEMHVPDRVLLQFGMMQHIPDPVEAVERVTMQGKTDEDWSTYHEKYIKQWDNRLHSVAGLHNAVNSDPTHARNCYLEWYWQITRRWISTPVECPFISYQLSGHSEKALVDLVSTVQGRIRALLSGEIDGERVKESLNDIDMYITSEMEKSQFATTACADETGCLNYTNQHMVLPSTLLQVMQIVVPTEMRNGSVESATTCSASVDFAQATVTKLEQVTGDCMERNSMLQLDQTREIQPAGGTAVGPCPTRDDTSNWSEDVHHHQKEDPLSASTTEVNLRDIMSTPVEDAVTEIMNTSPKDVTLEETSDAEMKNGEGHPLTSYVLIETVDAQEDVEPMDNNRIRKKVDHEPQECVHAPVINSADEEIVRAFRKDNCMDATHVDPDSVAGQETVSKSSDGPESYKILGVPSHDDQLQKVTSASGKDDIVDDVVGMRTGNSTGQGAIGGPFNATGLGENLNASEDKPSSMQEDAGPPSGSEQEEPAAAAAVPGCGEDHVVDAAQNLILQADVDDQIGNNALGPAVLHKSAVHITSVGENRSSSFTVEATDTLEKETSTGDGYPDEYKLSSKRRKVAASWHENADAPDTKIEGNAKTDEQTCQYVRTGSAQAQMIAFTRRKTNKAEVMQSSP, encoded by the exons ATGGAGCAGAACCTGGATCCTGGTCCTGTTGATAAATCTGTTCTTGTAGAGCAGGAGCTTCATAAATCTGAAGCTATATCTGTTGGGAAG GTGTACAAACCTATTAGGTTTATCGAACATGGCACAAGACTTAACCAATGGGAAGTGAAGCATGAGGGAATGCTTGCAATATTGCAGCGAGCTGGATTTTACCACCTGTGTTTCTTGAAGAGGGTTCAGTTGGACCATGCTTTGTTAAATGCTTTGGTCGAAAGGTGGCGGCGTGAAACACAGACCTTCCACTTGCGGTTTGGAGAGATGGCTGTCCTCTTGAAGGATGTGGCCATTCTTACTGGACTTCGCGTAGATGGTACTCCTGTGACTGGCGCAACAGGCTGTCATTGGGAACAATTGTGTTTAGAGCTACTAGGCCAAGAACCTCCACAGATAAAAGGTGGTTCTATCAACATTGCATGGTTGTATGACACTTTCAGTAACTTGCCAGAGGGAGCTAATCAGTCAGAAATAGAGCATGCTACACGGGCCTACATAATGTACCAAATTGGCTGCAGTTTATTTCCTGACCCGAGTGGGACTCGAGTGCACTTAAGATACTTGGCACTGCTTCGTGATTTTGATGCCTCAGGGGAGATGGCTTGGGGGGCTGCTGTTCTTGCTCACCTCTACAGAGAACTTGGAAAGGCTAGCATGAAGGGCAAGGCTAACTGTTGTGCTTTTCTCACTCTTCTTCAG ATATGGGCATGGGAGCATATCCAGATAGGCCGTCCTGAAAGACTGGAGAATAAATCTCTAAACGGCGATCAGCCCCTTGGATGCAG ATGGGACGTACCCTTCAAGAACCGTGAAAATGTCCGATCCATAGACCAGGAATTTTACAGGCATGGGCTTGATACTATAACAGATTGTCAG ATAACATGGGACCCGTACAAACCAAGTCTGATCGATGGCCTGCCTGCGCTATGCACACTTGGATCTGCAGTTTGGCAATCAAGAACTCCATTAATCTGCTTCCAAATAGTGGAAATGCATGTGCCTGATCGTGTCTTACTACAATTCGGAATGATGCAGCACATTCCAGACCCAGTTGAGGCAGTTGAGCGTGTTACAATGCAGGGAAAAACAGATGAGGATTGGTCTACCTACCATGAGAAGTACATTAAGCAATGGGATAACAGGCTCCATTCAGTTGCTGGCCTGCACAATGCCGTGAAttcagatcctactcatgcaaggaATTGTTACTTAGAGTGGTACTGGCAGATCACGCGTCGATGGATCTCCACTCCAGTAGAGTGTCCGTTTATATCGTATCAGTTATCTGGGCACAGCGAGAAAGCTCTG GTTGATCTGGTAAGTACGGTGCAGGGGCGAATTAGAGCGTTGTTATCAGGTGAAATCGACGGGGAGAGGGTCAAAGAATCACTTAACGATATCGATATGTATATTACTTCTGAAATGGAGAAATCACAGTTTGCTACCACAGCATGTGCTGATGAAACAGGCTGCTTAAACTACACGAATCAACATATGGTTCTGCCCTCAACTCTGCTGCAGGTTATGCAAATTGTTGTTCCAACTGAAATGAGAAACGGGAGTGTTGAATCAGCGACGACCTGTTCAGCTTCTGTGGATTTTGCTCAAGCTACTGTTACAAAGCTGGAACAAGTCACTGGTGATTGCATGGAGCGAAATTCCATGCTACAATTGGACCAAACGAGGGAAATTCAACCTGCAGGAGGAACAGCTGTAGGGCCTTGTCCTACACGAGATGACACTAGCAACTGGAGCGAGGATGTGCATCATCATCAGAAAGAAGATCCTCTTTCTGCGTCCACGACAGAAGTCAATCTGCGGGACATAATGAGCACACCGGTAGAGGATGCTGTGACTGAGATTATGAATACGTCTCCTAAGGATGTTACGCTGGAGGAGACTTCAGATGCAGAAATGAAGAATGGAGAAGGCCATCCGCTAACTTCCTATGTTCTCATTGAGACTGTGGACGCGCAGGAGGATGTTGAGCCTATGGATAACAATAGGATCCGCAAGAAGGTTGATCATGAACCACAGGAGTGTGTTCATGCACCTGTGATTAACAGTGCAGATGAGGAGATTGTTCGTGCATTCAGGAAAGACAATTGCATGGACGCCACTCATGTTGATCCTGACAGCGTTGCAGGTCAGGAAACTGTGAGCAAATCATCGGATGGTCCAGAATCTTACAAGATATTGGGCGTACCTTCACATGATGATCAACTGCAAAAGGTCACTAGTGCATCTGGGAAGGATGATATAGTTGATGACGTTGTGGGCATGAGAACAGGCAATAGTACAGGTCAGGGGGCGATTGGTGGACCTTTCAATGCCACTGGACTTGGAGAGAACTTGAATGCTTCTGAGGATAAGCCAAGTTCAATGCAAGAAGATGCTGGACCTCCATCAGGTTCTGAACAggaagaacctgctgctgctgctgcagtgcCAGGGTGCGGTGAGGACCATGTTGTTGATGCAGCGCAAAACCTTATCTTGCAAGCGGATGTTGATGACCAAATTGGGAACAACGCTTTGGGCCCTGCAGTCTTGCATAAAAGTGCTGTGCATATCACTAGCGTTGGAGAGAACCGTTCTAGTTCATTCACTGTCGAAGCAACCGATACACTTGAAAAGGAGACGTCTACCGGTGATGGGTATCCTGATGAGTATAAACTATCTAGTAAAAGGAGGAAAGTGGCGGCTTCTTGGCATGAAAATGCGGATGCCCCAGATACTAAAATAGAGGGAAATGCGAAAACTGATGAGCAAACTTGCCAGTATGTTAGAACTGGCAGCGCCCAAGCCCAGATGATTGCATTCACAAGAAGGAAAACAAATAAGGCAGAAGTAATGCAGTCTTCTCCCTGA
- the LOC119303251 gene encoding QWRF motif-containing protein 2-like, translating into TSTSTTTTTTSSNSTSTSAATPSRRFASPLPRHSSSVDRPRPAGGNAAAADAAGPNGATTTTTRSLSVAFQGRSYFLETSKAKPAMSPSPVRRPAAPPVASTTPERRRPAAGAVPERAKGSEGGHTHQRWPMSAHGFEGNPLTKSLDCSLDKKGAAVLAAVRSLRQSMAFDDGVRCTSFDSGDYLMSSDTESLSSGSNSESQDAGNGVAHRARPSTKGMSVPARFLHDAAGSRMHRFADPGTPYVTHNNSGLALSPRSAPVKKSLLNGFVSSPLNRPVRQSSPSKLVGNSSRRMSSPSRPRNSMGTSASTWDQQGRNSSGYGRRWVGGSKVDGEHLLRILCNRHLQWRCVNAQADATLASQKMTAEKDLCDAWITTLSMRKSVALKRLQLQLFRNNWKLMTVLKGQMPYLEEWSSLEMEYADSISGIVEALTATILCLPVDGAKADIQDVKNAVGSAIDIMQTIGSSICSLLAKLSGTSILVSDLARIATQERSLMDQSRELLSTLASMHVKYCSLQGQRVQTTHRRLKHS; encoded by the exons ACATccacatccaccaccaccaccaccacctcctccaactccacctccacctcgGCCGCCACGCCCTCCCGCCGCTTCGCGTCGCCGCTGCCCAGGCACTCCTCGTCCGTCGACCGCCCGCGCCCCGCGGGGGGcaatgccgccgccgccgacgccgcgggGCCCAACggggccaccaccaccaccaccaggagcCTCTCCGTCGCCTTCCAGGGCCGCTCCTACTTCCTCGAGACCAGCAAGGCCAAGCCGGCCATGTCCCcctcgccggtgcgccggcccGCGGCGCCGCCGGTGGCTTCCACCACGCCGGAGAGGAGGCGGCCTGCTGCGGGCGCGGTGCCGGAGAGGGCCAAGGGGTCCGAAGGGGGCCATACCCACCAGAGGTGGCCAATGTCGGCACACGGGTTCGAGGGGAACCCGCTCACCAAGAGCCTCGACTGCTCCTTGGACAAGAAGGGCGCTGCTGTCCTGGCCGCTGTCAGATCGCTGCGGCAGTCCATGGCGTTCGACGACGGGGTGCGCTGCACCTCGTTTGACAGCGGGGACTACTTGATGTCGTCGGACACTGAGAGCTTGTCATCAGGGAGCAATTCCGAGTCCCAGGATGCCGGCAATGGCGTTGCTCACAGAGCACGCCCATCAACAAAGGGGATGAGTGTGCCTGCACGCTTCTTGCATGATGCTGCTGGCAGCAGGATGCATCGCTTTGCAGACCCAGGCACACCCTACGTGACACATAATAATTCTGGATTGGCATTGTCACCAAGATCAGCGCCGGTGAAGAAGTCGCTGTTGAATGGGTTTGTTTCGTCTCCACTCAACAGACCAGTTAGGCAGTCTTCACCAAGTAAGCTTGTGGGCAATTCATCGAGGAGAATGTCAAGTCCATCCCGCCCAAGGAACTCCATGGGGACGAGTGCGTCAACGTGGGATCAGCAGGGAAGAAATTCGTCTGGTTACGGTAGGAGGTGGGTTGGGGGTAGTAAGGTTGATGGGGAGCACCTATTGAGAATCTTGTGCAATAGACATTTGCAGTGGCGGTGTGTAAATGCGCAGGCTGATGCCACACTTGCTTCACAGAAGATGACTGCAGAG AAAGACCTATGTGATGCATGGATTACTACCCTAAGCATGCGCAAATCTGTTGCTCTTAAAAGGTTACAGCTACAATTATTCCGAAACAATTGGAAACTCATGACGGTTCTAAAGGGACAG ATGCCATATTTGGAGGAGTGGTCTTCACTAGAGATGGAGTATGCAGATTCAATATCTGGAATTGTGGAAGCTCTAACTGCCACCATTCTGTGCCTTCCTGTCGATGGAGCAAAG GCCGATATCCAAGATGTAAAAAATGCTGTTGGATCTGCAATTGATATCATGCAAACAATAGGAAGTTCAATATGTTCGTTGCTGGCTAAG ctatcTGGGACAAGTATTTTGGTGTCTGATCTTGCCAGAATCGCCACACAAGAGCGGTCTCTAATGGACCAGTCCAGGGAACTGCTGTCCACACTCGCATCAATGCAC GTCAAGTACTGTAGCCTGCAAGGGCAGCGAGTACAGACAACTCACAGGAGGCTCAAGCACTCGTAG